ATTTTACGGTTTATTTACTCATTAAATTAGATTAATTCTAAAAATAGCTAGTTATATGTTTTCAATAATTAGCAATATAAATCCAGGCTTTAAGCTATACCAGAGTGGCACGACTACAAAGCCTAAAATGACTATCAAAGCATAAGTTTAGACGACTAAATATTAGTGTATGAGCATCAAAATTAAATTTGAGATAACTATTGTACTTTTACCCAAAAATCAGCAGTAATAATTTTCACGTTTCAATTAAAATGTTCGTCATGAGAATTCTCCATTCTCCATATTGTGCCATGAATAGTATACAAAGAAGTTTGGCTAGTTTACAGATAATACATAACCATCGCGCTAATTCGGCTGGTGCTTGAACTTGGTCTAAATTTGTTTTGACAATAAGACCAAAACATAATAGATAGTTCCAAGCTATATACTCACTTTTTCATAAATAAATGAAATTTACATGAAACTCTCATAACTTATTAGTCAAAGTCACTAGCATACCTAAATGAAATCAGCATGAAATTTAGGCAACTCATTAGGAATAAATTAGGATCGTATCATTAGGTAGATGCCCTTACACCGACAATAGTCTAACGTGAATTATTAGAAATATAACTACAGCTTTATAACTGATTCATTTATTTAAGGAGAAAATTATGACTACAACTACGAATCTATCCTTGAAAGTTGCATTCAAGCTTGTTTAGAATGCCTGCGTGACTGCGATCGCTACTACCCAAGCCTCATTAATAGGCAAATACAGGTGCAATTCTCGTCGTAGATGCTTTGGGCACATTTCATGCGATATTTTTGAAACCATTAAAAAGAATTTGGCAAAATCCCTTGACTCTCTAGCTGGCTAGAGAGTCTAAGATAAATTCATGAAGTAAACATTTCAGACAATCTAAAGCTGTAACAGTTCGTGTACTTCCAGTTATGCCATCTGAAACAGCAATCAAACAAGCGATGTCTACGACGGGCTACGACTCTCGAACGCGAGTGCGTCTCCAACAGGAGAAGACTCGCTATCGGCATCGCTAACTCTGGTTATCCTGCTAGCTAAAGCCGTAAACCATTTGAGTCTTCAACTCCTGATTTTCTTAACTCCATCTTTTTACTATCCAAGTTCAAGGTTTTTAACGTTATGACACTCCAAATAAAAGTTCCTAATATGGCTTGCTCTGCTTGTGCAGACACCATTACTAAAGCAGTTAAAACAGTTGATCCTAGTGCTACGGTTCAAGCAGATCCAAAAACAAAAATCGTCTTAGTGGACACAAATGCTGACGAAACAGTTATTGAGGAAGCAATTACTACTGCTGGCTATTCTGTCACTTAAAAGCCATCTACAAAGAATAGACTAGCAAACATAGCAAGGCAACGCTTAGTAAAGTTGTCTGAAAAGCACACAGCCAAAGCTAAGTATAACGGCACTCAGCTATCAATCACACCAAAACACCGTTCTTAAAACTCAGTAAAAGCAGCGGCTAAAAAAGCATATTTAACTATGGATACTCTGAGTCTTAAACTTCGAGGCATGAGTTGTGCCTCCTGTGCTAACAATATTGAAGAAGCAAT
This is a stretch of genomic DNA from Nostoc sp. KVJ3. It encodes these proteins:
- a CDS encoding heavy-metal-associated domain-containing protein codes for the protein MTLQIKVPNMACSACADTITKAVKTVDPSATVQADPKTKIVLVDTNADETVIEEAITTAGYSVT